A window of the Streptomyces sp. NBC_01351 genome harbors these coding sequences:
- a CDS encoding isopenicillin N synthase family dioxygenase: MAPQVPSTPVVPVIDLGPWRSGDPSARARTAARVDEALRAAGFLLVTGHGVDPGLPARIREAAGEFFRLPAAAKQPYAVTVGGRGWLGPGAEANSYAEGEPSPPDLKESWSFAADEPTGVPSVDAEWFRPNTWPAEVPALRPLVDEYLGLMRALSDELLELLAGALGLDEDHFTRHTSHPTWGFNLNWYPGTDTVGPPLPGQFRIGAHTDFGTVTVLDRQLGSGGLQIHTDADGWQDAPYDPAALTVNIGDLMARWTGDRWRAGRHRVLPPPADSPSEELISLVYFYECDPHIRVESLPAPIGRVLHDPVDSHAYLRGRLDAISVPTTSE; the protein is encoded by the coding sequence ATGGCTCCGCAGGTTCCCTCCACGCCCGTCGTGCCCGTGATCGATCTCGGGCCGTGGCGGTCCGGCGACCCGAGCGCCCGGGCCCGTACCGCCGCCCGCGTCGACGAGGCCCTGCGCGCGGCCGGATTCCTGCTGGTCACCGGGCACGGGGTGGACCCCGGGCTGCCCGCGCGGATCCGGGAGGCGGCGGGCGAGTTCTTCCGGCTCCCGGCCGCGGCGAAGCAGCCGTACGCCGTCACGGTCGGCGGCCGCGGCTGGCTCGGACCCGGCGCCGAGGCCAACAGCTACGCCGAGGGCGAGCCCTCGCCGCCCGACCTCAAGGAGTCCTGGTCCTTCGCGGCCGACGAGCCCACCGGGGTCCCCTCCGTGGACGCCGAGTGGTTCCGGCCCAACACCTGGCCGGCCGAGGTGCCCGCGCTGCGGCCGCTGGTGGACGAGTACCTGGGCCTGATGCGGGCCCTCTCCGACGAACTGCTGGAACTCCTCGCGGGGGCCCTCGGCCTCGACGAGGACCACTTCACCCGCCACACCTCACACCCCACCTGGGGGTTCAACCTCAACTGGTACCCCGGCACCGACACCGTCGGCCCGCCGCTCCCCGGGCAGTTCCGCATCGGCGCCCACACCGACTTCGGCACGGTGACCGTCCTGGACCGGCAACTCGGCTCGGGCGGCCTCCAGATCCACACCGATGCCGACGGCTGGCAGGACGCCCCCTACGACCCGGCGGCGCTCACCGTGAACATCGGCGACCTCATGGCCCGTTGGACGGGCGACCGCTGGCGTGCGGGCCGTCACCGCGTCCTGCCGCCGCCCGCCGACAGCCCGTCCGAGGAGCTGATCTCCCTGGTCTACTTCTACGAATGCGATCCGCACATCCGCGTGGAATCCCTCCCCGCCCCCATCGGCCGCGTGCTGCACGACCCCGTCGACTCGC